One stretch of Pirellulales bacterium DNA includes these proteins:
- a CDS encoding outer membrane beta-barrel protein, whose product MRITLAGPIDSIDIPRMAAEFERALPTYQRPAPNYDWTGFYVGAYVDRSWLKSNSSAVNNVSGAPFPASGLNSTQWGGGVQLGFDYMLPSRIVLGVAADMSSGGAKTVAVSDPSGISANQTTVFDSETIRGRIGYAADNILFYATGGFAWSNAQFVRTQLTGTLNDATAGTDEAVNKGLLGWTGGGGIAYAFAQNWNVFAEYRHTSYGTSTAPLPLSQLAATTTTTVSAVEFGLNYKFTSSGQFAGAPPAAPAGALSSALVYKSPPGRYTYDWTGIYFGADGGFGWTTFNGTLLDAIGTPLTPFSYRVNGPVAGLFVGGNYQINKVVLGVEGDWQWSNLLGNNQVLAPLGAAGTFPSGPFLVSTTVKDYASVRGRLGLAFDRFLVFGTGGWAWGNPLTSYALVGAAPFFNNGGRSTGWTAGLGVDYAFTDSVVGRIEYRYASLETSGFGSTATNTSGASDRLPISDLRAGIAYKIGGRSDTIKF is encoded by the coding sequence GTGCGGATCACGCTCGCCGGACCGATCGATAGCATCGACATTCCGAGAATGGCTGCCGAGTTCGAACGTGCGTTGCCCACCTACCAGCGTCCGGCGCCGAACTACGATTGGACGGGCTTCTATGTCGGCGCCTACGTCGACAGGAGCTGGCTAAAAAGCAATAGCAGCGCGGTCAACAATGTGTCGGGAGCACCGTTCCCCGCTTCGGGCCTTAACTCAACACAATGGGGCGGTGGTGTTCAGCTCGGCTTCGACTACATGCTGCCGTCGCGCATCGTGCTCGGGGTCGCGGCTGACATGTCGTCGGGCGGCGCCAAGACGGTGGCGGTATCGGATCCCTCAGGCATTAGCGCAAATCAGACGACCGTCTTTGACAGCGAAACGATCCGCGGCCGGATCGGCTACGCCGCCGACAATATCTTGTTCTACGCGACCGGCGGCTTTGCGTGGTCCAACGCCCAGTTCGTCCGCACCCAGTTGACCGGCACACTCAACGACGCCACGGCAGGCACAGACGAAGCGGTCAATAAGGGTCTACTGGGCTGGACGGGCGGGGGCGGAATCGCTTACGCATTCGCACAGAATTGGAACGTCTTTGCCGAATATCGGCATACAAGCTACGGAACATCAACGGCACCGCTTCCGTTGTCGCAACTGGCGGCAACAACAACAACGACCGTGAGTGCCGTTGAATTCGGCCTGAACTATAAGTTCACGTCGAGTGGTCAGTTCGCCGGCGCGCCGCCCGCCGCACCTGCGGGAGCGCTGTCATCAGCCCTGGTCTACAAGTCCCCACCTGGTCGCTATACCTACGACTGGACCGGGATTTATTTTGGCGCCGACGGCGGTTTCGGTTGGACGACATTCAACGGGACGTTATTGGACGCTATCGGCACTCCGTTGACGCCCTTCAGCTACCGCGTGAATGGCCCTGTTGCCGGGCTTTTCGTGGGCGGCAACTATCAAATCAACAAGGTTGTGCTGGGCGTCGAAGGCGATTGGCAATGGTCCAATTTGCTCGGCAACAACCAAGTACTTGCGCCGCTTGGTGCCGCCGGCACTTTTCCGTCGGGGCCTTTTTTGGTTTCGACGACGGTGAAGGATTACGCCTCAGTCCGGGGCCGCTTGGGATTGGCGTTTGACCGTTTCCTCGTGTTTGGCACCGGCGGTTGGGCCTGGGGGAATCCCTTGACATCTTACGCTCTCGTCGGTGCCGCGCCATTTTTCAACAATGGTGGGAGGTCGACAGGTTGGACCGCCGGGTTAGGCGTCGATTACGCATTCACCGACAGTGTCGTTGGCCGTATTGAATATCGCTATGCGAGTCTTGAGACTTCGGGCTTCGGGAGCACCGCAACCAACACATCCGGGGCGTCCGATCGTTTGCCGATCAGCGATCTGCGCGCCGGCATCGCGTACAAAATTGGCGGCCGTTCAGATACGATCAAATTTTGA